A DNA window from Candidatus Protochlamydia naegleriophila contains the following coding sequences:
- a CDS encoding DUF6314 family protein, producing MLEVLCGNKTVEKILIFLFVNGKCYGTQLHRLLKIALTPIQKALLRLEKGNLIVSHYEGKTRLYQFNPTYPLLHELELLLKKAYTLLPANEKKEYYVGKDVYALQPGQQAHNLQVLLTFWNRLSKVRSLTFHAKNQSKDPHGWNGKGQGEVALTKPTPEVLIFHEKGSWQGKLGEEVSFSNVFRWTLDREACLISLEHLRQGVDHPVFLFHLAPSSSQSLASVDSHLCGGDTYFGQIHADRFSLRLNWRVIGPKKNEEIDYYYASDLSK from the coding sequence ATGCTTGAAGTCTTGTGTGGCAATAAAACGGTAGAAAAAATTCTGATTTTTTTATTTGTGAATGGCAAGTGTTATGGAACTCAACTGCATCGTCTTTTAAAAATTGCACTCACCCCTATTCAAAAAGCTCTTTTGCGTTTAGAGAAAGGGAATCTGATTGTCAGCCATTACGAGGGCAAGACAAGGCTGTACCAGTTCAATCCGACTTATCCGCTTTTACACGAACTGGAGCTGCTGCTAAAGAAGGCCTATACACTATTACCAGCAAATGAAAAGAAAGAGTATTACGTAGGAAAAGATGTATATGCTCTTCAGCCTGGCCAGCAAGCGCATAATCTCCAAGTCTTATTAACCTTCTGGAACAGGCTTTCCAAAGTGCGCTCGTTGACCTTTCACGCCAAGAATCAATCGAAAGATCCGCATGGATGGAATGGGAAGGGACAAGGAGAGGTTGCCTTGACAAAGCCCACCCCAGAGGTCCTGATTTTTCATGAAAAAGGAAGTTGGCAAGGAAAGCTGGGAGAAGAGGTGAGTTTCAGCAACGTCTTTCGCTGGACTCTGGATCGTGAAGCGTGCCTCATTTCACTCGAGCATTTGAGGCAGGGAGTCGACCATCCCGTCTTCCTTTTTCATTTAGCTCCCAGCAGCAGCCAATCTCTCGCATCCGTAGACTCCCATCTATGCGGTGGAGACACCTATTTTGGCCAAATTCACGCTGATCGCTTTAGCCTGCGCCTCAATTGGCGGGTAATTGGGCCGAAAAAGAACGAAGAGATCGATTACTATTACGCAAGCGACCTCTCGAAGTGA
- a CDS encoding GNAT family N-acetyltransferase — MLIKYLKSRWFPQPQAFQTIQTKRLILRPWREDDWKPFARMNADPRVMEYFPSTLSKQESDDLARRLSDKVAEQGWGLWAVSIPEVAEFIGFIGLAKPSFEAHFTPAIEVGWRLAYDYWGQGYATEGALAALEYGFETLQLNEIVSFTAQLNDRSRKVMRKIGMHHDPIDDFDHPRLSKEHQLCRHVLYRIKMSEWQAKLND, encoded by the coding sequence ATGTTAATTAAGTACTTAAAATCTAGATGGTTTCCACAACCGCAGGCCTTTCAGACGATTCAAACCAAGCGTTTAATCTTGCGCCCTTGGAGAGAAGACGATTGGAAGCCGTTTGCTAGAATGAATGCAGATCCGCGTGTGATGGAATATTTTCCTTCGACGCTGAGCAAGCAAGAAAGCGACGATCTTGCAAGGCGCCTATCTGACAAGGTGGCAGAGCAGGGCTGGGGTCTATGGGCGGTTTCGATTCCAGAAGTTGCGGAGTTTATTGGATTCATCGGCCTTGCAAAACCCTCCTTTGAAGCCCATTTTACGCCTGCAATTGAGGTTGGATGGCGTTTAGCCTATGATTATTGGGGGCAAGGCTATGCGACTGAAGGGGCTTTGGCGGCTTTAGAATATGGTTTTGAAACACTCCAGCTAAATGAAATTGTTTCGTTTACAGCCCAACTCAATGACCGGTCTCGGAAAGTGATGAGGAAGATTGGCATGCATCACGATCCAATCGATGATTTTGACCATCCAAGGCTTTCGAAAGAGCATCAGCTTTGTAGGCATGTGCTTTATCGAATTAAAATGAGTGAATGGCAGGCCAAGCTCAATGATTAG
- a CDS encoding nucleoside phosphorylase: MSSFCSSLLVNPIANEPIVTAEKYMAYKKRNGHLIEFIPPAAILVCYQQSSLKYLLDCIPEMEECETFSNLYLIDEGRVGILGGWGIGAPALSVKLEQLIALGAKTFIAVGTAGTLMNHPIGDFIIAPKALAEDGVAHLYLKDSSFAQADDALFSIWNSFIQSRSLPHFHSVPAWSFSALFRETPADICRVTKLGCGVVEMEAATLYAIGQEKGVQTLSLFVVSDTLTQENWIPHIKEPAVKHNLHRLAKWALEFCQETILDKYI, encoded by the coding sequence ATGTCCTCATTCTGTTCCAGTCTTCTGGTCAATCCCATAGCAAACGAACCCATCGTAACAGCTGAAAAATACATGGCTTATAAAAAAAGAAATGGCCATCTCATTGAGTTTATCCCGCCTGCAGCCATCCTCGTTTGCTATCAACAAAGCTCTTTAAAATACCTTTTAGATTGTATTCCAGAGATGGAGGAATGCGAGACTTTTTCCAATCTCTATTTAATCGATGAAGGAAGAGTGGGTATCCTTGGGGGTTGGGGCATAGGAGCGCCAGCACTTTCGGTTAAGTTGGAACAATTGATCGCACTCGGAGCAAAAACTTTTATTGCCGTAGGAACAGCTGGAACTTTAATGAATCATCCGATTGGAGACTTCATCATCGCTCCGAAAGCATTAGCAGAAGATGGGGTTGCCCATCTCTATTTGAAAGACAGTTCCTTTGCGCAAGCAGATGATGCGCTATTTTCGATTTGGAATAGCTTCATCCAATCCCGCAGTCTGCCTCATTTTCACTCTGTCCCCGCCTGGAGTTTTTCTGCTCTTTTCCGAGAAACTCCTGCCGACATTTGCCGTGTAACAAAGCTCGGATGCGGCGTCGTCGAAATGGAAGCAGCCACACTGTATGCGATTGGCCAAGAAAAAGGCGTGCAAACGCTCTCTCTTTTTGTGGTCAGTGATACCCTGACTCAGGAGAATTGGATTCCTCACATCAAAGAACCAGCGGTCAAACACAATTTACATAGGCTCGCTAAGTGGGCTTTAGAGTTTTGCCAGGAAACGATCCTCGACAAATACATTTAA
- a CDS encoding DHH family phosphoesterase — translation MYNPYGVIQFMWNLLPFWIAMTFAFNPLFAAQQSIAAFLEMSKERYRQNFDSKNIHIILGNESGDLDSVVSSILYAYFLSREDRAESDALYIPLLNIHREDLLLRKDVDYLLQLAGIPSHTLLFLDDELPLQKLLQHNRLRLHLVDHNALRPKQRHLSSAVVSIIDHHVDECLSYPLLASSHKLIEPVGSSATLIAEKIIANPSITLPLDIAKLLLAPILIDTYDLQSVEKTTDRDRVIAAILKAVVFQTLPENFYEQLLNKKNDATELTSTMLLSKDFKEYLDGALLYGISTLPATVCWEREESSNLAPLLERYTLERGLSLLIILMSNQSQTKLKRTIIVYSPHKSILGAFRSYVQKDVQLSQILIPLHFAEEEQMSFYGTEEFIARKKLQPLFHFTDSSSFEALFEGWDRISD, via the coding sequence ATGTACAATCCTTATGGAGTGATACAATTCATGTGGAACCTCTTACCCTTTTGGATTGCAATGACGTTTGCCTTTAATCCCCTTTTTGCCGCTCAACAATCGATTGCCGCTTTTTTAGAGATGTCCAAAGAGCGTTATCGTCAGAACTTCGATTCAAAAAATATCCATATTATTCTTGGCAACGAATCGGGCGATTTAGACTCGGTTGTCTCTTCCATTCTCTACGCCTATTTCCTAAGCCGTGAAGATAGAGCCGAATCCGATGCACTCTATATTCCCCTTCTCAATATCCACCGCGAAGATCTCCTGCTGCGCAAGGATGTGGACTATCTCTTACAGCTTGCCGGGATTCCAAGCCATACCCTCTTGTTTTTGGACGATGAGCTCCCCTTACAAAAGCTCCTGCAACATAACCGGCTAAGGCTTCATCTTGTCGATCACAATGCTCTCAGGCCCAAACAAAGGCATCTCTCTTCTGCGGTTGTAAGTATTATCGACCATCACGTTGATGAGTGCCTCTCTTATCCTTTACTTGCATCTAGCCATAAATTGATAGAACCGGTGGGTTCCTCGGCTACTTTAATTGCAGAAAAAATAATCGCAAATCCATCTATTACCCTGCCCCTAGACATAGCGAAGCTGCTCCTGGCCCCCATTTTGATCGATACCTATGATCTGCAATCGGTTGAAAAAACTACTGATCGAGACAGGGTGATAGCTGCAATTTTAAAAGCTGTCGTTTTTCAAACTCTTCCTGAAAATTTTTACGAACAGCTTTTAAATAAAAAAAATGATGCGACCGAGCTCACTTCTACGATGCTGCTAAGCAAAGATTTTAAAGAATATTTAGATGGTGCGCTCTTGTATGGCATTTCAACCCTGCCGGCAACCGTCTGTTGGGAAAGAGAAGAGAGCTCGAACCTTGCACCTCTATTGGAACGGTATACGTTGGAGCGTGGCCTCTCTCTACTCATCATCCTCATGTCCAATCAAAGCCAAACGAAGCTTAAGCGTACAATCATCGTCTATTCGCCCCATAAATCCATCTTAGGTGCTTTTCGAAGCTATGTACAAAAAGATGTCCAGTTAAGTCAGATTCTCATTCCACTCCACTTCGCAGAAGAGGAGCAAATGAGCTTCTATGGGACAGAAGAATTCATAGCGCGCAAAAAATTGCAGCCGCTATTCCATTTTACAGACAGTTCATCCTTCGAAGCGCTCTTTGAAGGATGGGATCGCATAAGCGATTAA
- the bioA gene encoding adenosylmethionine--8-amino-7-oxononanoate transaminase, with protein MVSTDDKTDSLVEKDKKCIWHPFTQMQTTRPPILISHAKGAYLYGPDGRAYLDGIASWWVNLHGHAHPYISKKIREQAEKLEHVIFADFTHAPAIELAARLLPLLPGNMSRIFYTDNGSTAVEAAIKMAIQYWYNRDSNTRKTKVIGFRNGYHGDTFGAMSVAGKNGFNQPFWKHLFEIECIDPPVEGKEEQSLAQLQAILEKEGAAGLIFEPLIMGAGGMVIYPAAGLDRLLKLCHRYGVLTIADEVMTGFGRTGTLFACDQLDEAPDIICLSKGITGGFLPLGATACKEEIYKAFLGNTLQQAFLHGHSYTANPLACSSALASLDLLQLDMCSRQRAMIAACHAQFCEKWRGHPKLRRCESLGTVLALEYHSESSHSYFLPFGKRLYNFFLEKEVILRPLGNVLYVLPPYCILEAELHLIYDHIESTLEGDL; from the coding sequence ATGGTCTCCACAGATGACAAGACTGATTCATTAGTTGAAAAAGACAAAAAATGCATTTGGCATCCTTTTACGCAAATGCAGACGACTCGTCCGCCCATTCTGATTAGCCATGCCAAAGGGGCGTATCTGTATGGCCCAGATGGACGTGCATATTTGGATGGCATAGCCTCTTGGTGGGTGAATTTGCACGGACATGCCCATCCCTATATCAGTAAAAAAATTCGAGAGCAGGCTGAGAAGCTAGAGCATGTCATTTTTGCTGACTTCACTCATGCTCCAGCGATCGAGCTTGCAGCTCGTTTACTACCCCTGTTACCGGGAAATATGTCGAGGATTTTCTATACCGATAATGGATCAACTGCAGTTGAAGCTGCCATTAAAATGGCGATCCAGTATTGGTATAATCGCGATTCAAACACACGTAAAACGAAAGTCATCGGATTTCGCAATGGCTATCATGGCGACACCTTTGGTGCCATGTCGGTGGCTGGCAAAAATGGATTCAATCAACCCTTTTGGAAGCATTTATTTGAAATCGAGTGCATCGATCCACCTGTGGAGGGAAAAGAGGAACAATCGCTTGCGCAGCTTCAGGCTATTTTAGAAAAAGAGGGAGCGGCTGGCCTGATTTTTGAGCCGCTCATCATGGGCGCTGGCGGAATGGTCATCTATCCGGCGGCTGGACTCGACCGTTTGCTTAAGCTGTGCCATCGTTACGGAGTCTTGACGATTGCAGATGAAGTGATGACTGGCTTCGGGCGCACCGGTACTCTCTTTGCTTGCGATCAGCTGGATGAAGCGCCTGATATCATCTGCCTGTCCAAGGGAATCACAGGAGGCTTTTTACCATTGGGCGCCACAGCCTGCAAAGAAGAGATTTACAAGGCTTTTTTAGGGAATACTCTGCAACAAGCTTTTCTGCATGGACACTCTTATACGGCTAATCCCTTGGCTTGTAGTAGCGCCTTGGCAAGTCTGGATCTTTTGCAGTTGGACATGTGCAGTCGACAAAGGGCGATGATCGCTGCCTGCCATGCGCAATTTTGTGAAAAATGGCGAGGGCATCCCAAACTTAGAAGATGCGAAAGTTTGGGAACAGTCCTTGCCCTGGAATACCACTCGGAAAGCTCACACTCTTATTTTTTACCTTTTGGAAAACGCCTTTACAATTTTTTCTTAGAAAAAGAGGTTATTCTGCGTCCTTTAGGTAATGTGCTTTATGTATTGCCTCCTTACTGCATCCTAGAAGCTGAGCTGCATTTAATTTACGATCATATCGAGTCGACCCTCGAAGGAGATTTATGA
- the bioB gene encoding biotin synthase BioB, translating into MESKEKWSLEELEVLDQRPLFQLLSQANGVHALHHPLDEVQVCNLISIKTGGCQEDCKYCAQSSRYQTSIGAQPMMKYDKVLDDARHAVARGATRICLGAAWREVRDGKAFDGILSMIKGIADLGVEVCCTLGMLKEHHARQLKEAGLYAYNHNLDSSEKFYPTIITTRTYQDRLKTIETVQQTGISVCCGGIIGMGEESTDRLEMLLTLTRLNPQPESVPINRLSPIPGTPLQDHRPLSIWEMVRLVAITRIVLPRAMIRLSSGRLEMSYEEQALCFLAGANSIFMGEKLLTVGNPSIDKDEAMLQLFGLRKRGAFMGGKAC; encoded by the coding sequence ATGGAGTCAAAAGAAAAATGGAGTCTGGAAGAATTGGAAGTGCTTGATCAACGCCCTCTTTTTCAACTCCTTTCGCAAGCCAATGGGGTGCATGCCTTGCATCATCCGCTTGATGAGGTTCAAGTATGCAACTTGATTTCCATCAAAACGGGGGGCTGTCAAGAAGACTGCAAGTATTGCGCCCAGTCATCTCGTTATCAAACGTCGATTGGGGCTCAGCCCATGATGAAATACGATAAAGTGTTGGATGATGCACGCCACGCTGTAGCACGGGGCGCCACTCGTATTTGCCTTGGTGCAGCTTGGAGAGAAGTCCGCGATGGCAAAGCCTTTGATGGGATATTGAGTATGATTAAAGGCATCGCCGATTTGGGAGTCGAAGTCTGTTGCACTCTTGGGATGTTGAAAGAGCATCATGCACGGCAATTGAAGGAGGCTGGGTTGTATGCCTATAATCACAATCTGGATTCTTCAGAAAAGTTTTATCCGACGATCATCACTACTCGTACCTATCAAGACCGTCTCAAAACGATTGAAACGGTCCAACAAACCGGAATCAGTGTCTGTTGTGGCGGAATCATTGGTATGGGGGAGGAGTCCACTGACCGCTTGGAGATGCTTCTGACATTGACCCGCTTGAATCCTCAGCCAGAATCTGTACCCATCAATCGCCTGAGTCCAATTCCTGGCACGCCATTGCAAGATCATCGCCCTCTTTCGATTTGGGAGATGGTCCGTTTGGTGGCCATTACAAGAATCGTCCTTCCTCGGGCAATGATTCGCCTGTCCAGCGGGCGCCTCGAGATGTCATATGAGGAGCAGGCGCTTTGCTTCTTAGCCGGAGCCAATTCGATTTTCATGGGTGAAAAGCTGCTGACGGTTGGCAATCCCTCAATTGACAAGGACGAGGCGATGTTGCAGTTGTTTGGGCTGAGAAAAAGGGGTGCATTTATGGGTGGCAAGGCATGTTAA
- a CDS encoding alpha/beta fold hydrolase yields the protein MSYVVVGKENGKEVKLYYKDWGSGQPVVFSHGWPLTADAFEDQMLFLASHGYRCIAHDRRGHGRSSQPWNGNDMDTYADDLAKLVEALDLNDAIHVGHSTGGGEVARYIGRHGTKRVAKAVLIGAVPPTMLKTESNPGGLPIETFDQIRAGVLADRSQFFKDLSSPFYGANRPGSKVSQGLRDSFWLQGTLGGFKGIYDCIKAFSETDFTEDLKKFDIPTLILHGDDDQIVPIADSALLSVKLIKNAQLKVYKGAPHGMCSTLKDQVNADLLAFIKS from the coding sequence ATGAGCTACGTCGTCGTCGGAAAAGAAAATGGCAAAGAAGTTAAATTATACTACAAAGATTGGGGAAGTGGACAGCCCGTGGTATTTAGTCATGGATGGCCATTAACCGCCGATGCCTTTGAAGATCAAATGCTTTTTTTAGCCTCCCACGGATATCGCTGCATTGCCCATGATCGCCGCGGCCATGGACGCTCTAGCCAGCCATGGAATGGCAATGATATGGATACGTATGCCGACGATTTAGCCAAGCTTGTCGAAGCCTTAGATTTGAACGATGCCATCCATGTAGGCCATTCGACTGGCGGTGGAGAGGTCGCCCGTTATATTGGCAGGCATGGAACAAAGCGGGTGGCTAAAGCAGTATTGATTGGGGCTGTACCTCCCACTATGTTGAAAACGGAGTCGAATCCGGGCGGCTTACCAATCGAGACATTTGATCAGATTCGTGCTGGAGTTTTAGCAGACCGCTCGCAATTCTTTAAAGACCTGAGCAGTCCGTTTTATGGCGCCAATCGCCCAGGTTCTAAGGTGTCGCAAGGATTGCGCGACTCTTTTTGGTTGCAAGGGACACTTGGAGGCTTTAAAGGGATCTACGACTGTATTAAGGCTTTTTCTGAAACTGATTTCACCGAAGATCTTAAGAAGTTCGATATCCCAACACTCATTCTTCATGGCGATGACGACCAGATTGTTCCTATTGCGGACTCTGCTTTGCTGTCGGTAAAGCTTATCAAGAATGCTCAATTGAAAGTTTACAAGGGAGCCCCTCACGGGATGTGTTCGACGCTGAAAGATCAAGTCAACGCTGATTTACTGGCGTTTATAAAATCTTAG
- the bioD gene encoding dethiobiotin synthase, with translation MLALRVMVAGIGTDVGKTVVSAVLTTALQGDYWKPIQCGSEELSDSNAMKQLLDPSKHCIHTPSYSLPMPCSPHQAARFANVRIDPCAIQPPVTDRPLIIEGVGGICVPLDEEVLTLDLFQGWNCIWVVVSKNYLGSINHTLLTIDVLKNRSIPLLGLVFNGEANKEAESVILKMTNLPMLGRMLLERKINFNTIQRYAEQWSPQMTRLIH, from the coding sequence ATGTTAGCTCTACGAGTGATGGTAGCAGGCATTGGAACCGACGTCGGAAAGACTGTGGTTTCTGCAGTTTTGACAACAGCACTGCAAGGCGATTATTGGAAGCCGATTCAATGCGGCAGCGAAGAGCTGTCCGATTCGAATGCGATGAAACAACTTCTCGATCCAAGCAAGCATTGCATCCACACCCCGTCCTATTCTCTGCCAATGCCTTGCTCGCCGCATCAAGCCGCTAGATTTGCCAATGTACGCATCGACCCTTGCGCTATTCAACCTCCAGTTACCGATCGTCCTTTAATTATCGAAGGCGTTGGGGGAATTTGCGTCCCGTTGGATGAAGAAGTTTTGACCTTGGATCTCTTTCAAGGCTGGAACTGCATCTGGGTAGTCGTCTCTAAAAACTATTTGGGAAGTATCAATCACACTCTATTGACGATAGACGTTTTAAAGAATCGCAGCATTCCACTCCTTGGACTTGTTTTTAATGGAGAAGCAAATAAGGAGGCAGAATCAGTCATCTTAAAGATGACCAACCTTCCCATGCTAGGGAGGATGTTGCTGGAGAGGAAAATCAATTTTAACACGATTCAAAGGTATGCCGAACAATGGTCTCCACAGATGACAAGACTGATTCATTAG
- a CDS encoding YiiD C-terminal domain-containing protein: MEKELEAYLHKHIPLSKAMGIRVEKADPGQVILWAPFAPNINHKQTVFGGSLHALTTLACWGLVYANLKQTEEASAQIVITKSDVAYLAPVDGDFRAECLRPADDEWQRFFNMLRLKGKARLNLMATIHHAGRLCVDYRATFAAIK, from the coding sequence ATGGAAAAAGAATTAGAAGCTTACTTGCATAAGCACATTCCCTTGTCAAAGGCGATGGGAATCCGTGTCGAAAAAGCAGATCCTGGACAGGTTATTCTTTGGGCACCCTTTGCTCCCAATATCAATCACAAGCAAACAGTTTTTGGTGGCAGCTTGCATGCACTGACAACGCTTGCATGTTGGGGGCTTGTCTATGCCAATTTGAAGCAAACAGAAGAGGCAAGTGCTCAAATTGTCATCACAAAAAGCGACGTCGCTTATCTTGCACCAGTCGATGGAGATTTTAGAGCCGAGTGCTTAAGGCCAGCAGATGATGAGTGGCAGCGCTTTTTTAATATGCTTCGCCTAAAAGGCAAGGCGCGCCTAAATCTTATGGCAACTATTCACCATGCTGGCCGTTTATGCGTCGATTATCGAGCAACCTTTGCTGCTATTAAGTAG
- a CDS encoding FAD-binding oxidoreductase, with translation MNSKKDLFGELSDCPTLTGRVITRDDPGYEEARLVSNFYPSKQKFPDTIVYCQRVEDVQNAVKWARCHQKNIRIRSGGHNHEAFSTGTGSIVIDVSEMKQLQIDKAKRIATVQPGLTGGELYRRLYDVGLTQVGGTCSDVGISGLILTGGMGPLYRKHGLACDSLLKLELVDVNGNLIHATKDNEHKDLFWASCGGGGGNFGIVTSLTLQVYPADSVTWFNIGWDWDQPIDQVFSTWQDFFAKPDDRWFSHIDLWSKAFPIDTFKKQPVKVMGVFWGTPEEAHKELAPFLNIGRPNDQTIESVTWNKAIKAFEDATSVFITEKPEYKSTGAFVMKPFPQDAIKTITTSLKNTKAPLFNVLLFSLGGGIKKMAPNATAYFYRQADFFVSYSIQWLQANDDVQQIGEVDTLRNRLLPYTQGDYIGNPDRSLKDYLSAYYGDNAPRLRCIKRKYDPTEVFHFEQSIPPAPADWNCTSNEYKNVK, from the coding sequence ATGAACTCAAAAAAAGACCTATTTGGCGAGCTAAGCGACTGTCCAACTTTGACTGGACGAGTCATTACACGGGATGATCCAGGTTATGAAGAGGCTCGTTTAGTTTCCAATTTTTATCCATCAAAACAAAAATTTCCCGACACGATTGTTTATTGCCAAAGAGTGGAAGACGTTCAAAATGCCGTTAAGTGGGCTCGTTGCCATCAAAAAAACATCCGAATCCGCAGCGGCGGGCACAATCACGAAGCCTTTTCAACCGGCACGGGCAGTATCGTCATCGATGTCAGCGAAATGAAGCAACTTCAAATCGACAAGGCAAAACGCATTGCAACTGTTCAACCCGGCCTAACAGGGGGAGAGCTCTATCGCAGACTCTACGATGTCGGTTTGACGCAGGTAGGTGGAACCTGTTCTGATGTTGGAATTTCAGGCCTTATACTCACGGGAGGCATGGGACCTCTTTATCGCAAGCATGGCCTTGCCTGTGACAGCTTGCTAAAACTAGAATTAGTCGATGTTAATGGCAATCTGATTCACGCAACAAAAGATAATGAACATAAAGATCTTTTTTGGGCTTCCTGTGGTGGGGGTGGGGGCAATTTTGGCATTGTCACCTCTTTGACTCTTCAAGTATACCCGGCCGATTCGGTGACGTGGTTCAACATCGGTTGGGATTGGGATCAGCCGATCGACCAAGTCTTTTCAACCTGGCAAGACTTCTTTGCTAAGCCGGATGACAGATGGTTTTCGCACATCGATCTCTGGTCTAAGGCATTTCCAATAGACACATTCAAAAAACAGCCTGTAAAAGTCATGGGTGTCTTTTGGGGCACTCCCGAAGAGGCCCATAAAGAACTTGCTCCTTTCTTGAACATTGGACGTCCAAATGATCAGACTATTGAATCTGTCACGTGGAATAAAGCCATTAAGGCCTTTGAAGACGCAACAAGCGTTTTCATCACTGAAAAACCGGAGTATAAATCAACCGGCGCTTTTGTCATGAAGCCTTTTCCTCAAGACGCGATCAAAACGATCACAACATCCCTGAAGAACACGAAAGCTCCCCTCTTCAATGTACTCCTCTTTTCACTAGGAGGCGGCATAAAAAAAATGGCGCCAAATGCTACGGCCTACTTTTATCGCCAAGCCGACTTTTTTGTCAGTTATTCCATTCAATGGCTGCAAGCAAACGATGACGTTCAACAAATCGGGGAGGTTGACACCCTCCGCAACAGACTGCTCCCCTACACTCAAGGCGACTACATCGGCAATCCCGATCGAAGCCTCAAAGACTATTTGAGCGCCTATTATGGGGACAATGCCCCTAGACTCCGCTGCATCAAGCGTAAATACGACCCAACCGAGGTCTTTCACTTTGAACAGAGCATCCCACCCGCTCCAGCCGATTGGAATTGCACATCTAATGAATATAAAAACGTTAAATAA
- a CDS encoding aminotransferase class I/II-fold pyridoxal phosphate-dependent enzyme, with amino-acid sequence MLKEVERRLAERERKGCMRQLILRPGLIDFASNDYLGLARSPRLEREVLKEWKGAEPLNRLGSTGSRLLTGHSLYAEELEAKVAAFHGYEAGLLFTCGYMANMGLLSAVAGSGDAIFYDAHIHASIRDGMRLSLASCYPFKHQHAEHLEQRLKTCSVKGNRFICIESVYSTDGSQAPLVDLCLLAKKYGAHLIVDEAHAVGMLGPEGKGLVAAYQLAESVFAHVVTFGKAVGTHGAMVLGSHLLKKSLINFARSAIYTTALPFHSLAAIKCSYDLFPTYANERHHVRELAQLFVDARLASNLSAIQSIRIEGNEKVLRAMNWLEIEGFDVRALMSPTVQRGRECLRICLHAFNTKQEALRLIESLQRILTC; translated from the coding sequence ATGTTAAAGGAGGTCGAACGGCGGTTGGCTGAAAGGGAGCGCAAGGGATGCATGCGTCAATTGATTTTAAGGCCTGGTTTAATCGATTTTGCCTCGAACGATTATTTGGGCCTTGCGAGATCTCCTCGTTTGGAGCGAGAGGTTTTAAAAGAGTGGAAAGGAGCTGAGCCTTTGAATCGGCTTGGTTCGACCGGGTCGAGGCTTTTGACAGGGCATTCTCTCTATGCTGAAGAGTTGGAGGCAAAGGTAGCTGCTTTTCATGGATATGAAGCAGGCTTGCTATTCACTTGCGGCTATATGGCAAATATGGGTTTGTTGTCGGCCGTGGCAGGAAGTGGCGATGCCATTTTTTACGATGCTCACATTCACGCTTCAATCCGCGATGGAATGCGTTTGAGTCTTGCTAGTTGCTACCCTTTTAAGCATCAGCATGCCGAGCATCTGGAGCAGCGCCTTAAAACGTGCTCAGTGAAAGGAAACCGCTTCATTTGCATTGAATCTGTTTATTCAACCGACGGGTCGCAGGCTCCTTTAGTAGATCTTTGTTTACTAGCCAAAAAGTATGGGGCGCATCTTATTGTCGATGAAGCCCATGCCGTTGGCATGTTAGGACCTGAGGGAAAGGGACTTGTGGCTGCTTATCAATTGGCGGAGTCTGTTTTTGCTCACGTTGTCACGTTTGGGAAAGCGGTTGGTACACATGGGGCTATGGTATTGGGAAGCCATCTTTTAAAGAAAAGCCTCATTAACTTTGCCCGCTCGGCCATTTATACCACAGCCCTTCCCTTTCATTCGCTGGCAGCGATCAAATGCAGTTATGATTTATTTCCAACGTATGCAAATGAACGCCATCACGTGCGAGAACTCGCACAATTATTTGTCGATGCCAGGCTTGCTTCGAATCTGTCCGCCATCCAATCTATCCGAATCGAGGGGAACGAAAAGGTGTTAAGAGCGATGAACTGGCTTGAAATAGAGGGGTTCGACGTTCGAGCTCTTATGAGTCCGACTGTGCAAAGAGGACGCGAGTGCTTGCGCATCTGCTTGCATGCTTTTAATACTAAGCAAGAGGCCTTGAGATTAATCGAAAGTTTGCAGAGGATTTTAACATGTTAG